The genome window CGAGGCTGCCAAGCGGACCACCAGCCCCTCGCTTCAGTATCGGGTCTGGCGGTATGCTGCGCCCCCAGTGGGGAAACGGCAGGCTGATCGGCGGAAGTTAGCCTGGTGGAATCCCTACGTCGATGTGAGTGTCAAGGAGATCTGGCCCGAGCGTCAAACTTCCATCCGCGCCCGGAACCTGACAACCACTGTACTGGTTCTGGATGCATTATTTGAAGAAGGCTACGGTGGGATCGTCACTGATTCTCTATGGGGCGGGGTGACTTATCCGCTTCTGACCAGCGATTATGACCAAACCCTGAGCAAATTCTTTGAAATCTGGATCAAAGGGACCCGCGGGCGGCTGCATATTGATATCGGCAGTATCAGCGAGGATATTAAAGTCAACGGATTGATTGACACCGAAGACCGTCCTGCCTCCGGTTTCACCGAGGGCAATAGCCTCCTGGATCCGGGCGAAGACGTAGGGTTGGATGGCTGTCCTGATGGATACGAAGATGGCATGGGTGGATGTCTCCGTGTCAATATCCATGGGGAGGATGACTTCTGGGATTTCAACGGGGATGGGACCGTTGATGGTAATGACTGGGATTTCAACATGAATGGGACCATTGATATGGTGGAACGGAGGCCTCCCGACGACGATGGCGATGGGAGGATAGATGAAGAGGAGTTTAATGGCATCGACGATGATGGCGACGGCCTCATTGATGAAGACCTGGCACAGCGAGTGCCATCGGAATGGCTGGCTGATCCTGACGACCCCAATGACGATAACTTTTTCAACACTATGGCGAGCAATCTTAATAGCGGTCAGAATGACAACATCAATGGCACCGAAGGCAACAGCCAGACCCCGGAGGGCAGCTACCCCGATTCGGAAGACCTGGACCACCTAGGCGGGATTTTTCCTGAGGATCAAAACGATTACTTCACCTACAGCTTCCAGCTCGATCCCAGCCAACTGGATTTCGACTCTTCGTTAGTGGCTGGGTCTACGGTAGATAATGGGAGGCCTACCGGGTGGCGGTTGTTCCGGGTTCCGCTTTCCGATTTCTTGCATGAGGGTGAGAAGACGGTGAGCTGGGATAATGTGAAGCACCTTCGCATTTGGGTCGACAGCCTGGGTAGTTATAAGGCCGAAAATGGACTCAACGCCCGGATTCAGATTGCCAAGATTGAGTTCGTGGGCAATGAGTGGGAGGAGCTGGGTCTGGCGCCGGTTGGATCAGAGAACTACGTAAGGGTGGATTCAGCGGTGAGTCTGGCGGTCACCGTGGCTAACTCGGAGGACAATGCCGATTATGAGTCTCCACCGGGTGTGCAGGGTGAATACGACCGCCTCAACGAAATCCGCCTCCGGGAGCAGTCGCTGATGCTTGATTTCCGCCGCTGGGGTATCCCACCGGGATATAAGGGAGCCCTTAAGAAATCGGTTCCCAAGCAGACTGGCACTTTCCTGGTCTATGGCCGTATGGAGATGTTTGTCTATGCGGAAGGGGTGGATAGTCTCATTTCTGAGAACTCCACTTACGCCCAGTTCTGGCTGCGCCTGGCACAGGGTGAGGACAAGTATTATGAAGTCCGTAAGCCGGTCTACACCAGCGGACCTGATGAAACCCACCGAGGGTGGGATGAACGCAACCAGATTAGTATCCCCTTGGACAAGCTGGCCGCATTAAAGAAGCCCGAGGTCATCCCAGACACCACCTTTACTATTGATGCGGATACCATTACCATTTCTAGCTACCAATTGGGGGATATGGAAGTCTATATCAAGGGGGACCCCTCCCTGGAAAGGATCGACCGGTATATCGCGGGGATTATCAACACCCACCCCAGTGAGACCATCCGGGGGCGGGTAATGATGGATGAGCTGCGGCTAACCAATGTGCGGCGGGAGGGTGGTATGGCGATGCGGCTCAGTGGCGCGGTGAACTTCGCTGATCTGGTGAGCACTTCATTCAACTATGCGCGCAGCGACGCCGATTTCCACACGGTTCAGCAACGGGTCACCCGCAACGCGGTAACCAATGAGAGCTGGCGGGTGGATCTGACCATCAATCCCCATCGGTTTCTGCCCCAGGCTTGGGGGGTCCGTCTTCCCCTCAACATTAACTACAGCAGCGCCATCAGTTCGCCCAAGTATTTTCCCGGCCGGGATATATTGGCTGGCGATATTCGCCACGCGCCACCGGATATCCAGGGCCGCAGCCGGCAGGCCACGGTTAAGACCAGCTTTGACAAATCAACCCGTAGTAAGCACTGGCTGGTGCGCCAGACATTTGACCGGTTCAAGAGCAGCATCTCTTATGCCCGGAAAAAGGAGTCGACGGAGCTCATCGCCAGCAACGAAACCCAAAGCATTTCCGGCCAAGTGGCTTATCCCATCAAGTTCAGCGAAGAGAATTATATCGAACCCTTCAAGGCCCTGGAGAATATTCCCTGGCTGGGTGAGCGGGTCAAAGATACCCGGTTGTATTACACGCCCTCTAACGTGGATTTTTCCACCAACCTGACCGAAGCCCTCACCAGGAGAATGACTCGCGCCCTGCCGGACTCCACTAAAGAGACGTACAATTTCAACATGGCCAGGTCGGTCAAAGCCAAATACCGCCTTACCGACCGCATCAACACGGACTATAGCTGGAATGCCGACAACATATTGAACGAGTTCCGGTATGACAAGCTGGAGGCATTAAAGGCTTTGGATCCGGGTCTGTTGCGCCAGTTCACGGAACAGTTCTCGACGAGTTACAATCCCGAGCTGATCAGCTGGTTCAAACCTAAGTTCATGTATCAGGCCAATTACAGCTGGGTCAAGAACGCGCCGATGGACGATCCGGATCGGGGTGGCAAGATTGCCACCCAGGGGCGTTTCAGCGGGAACGTGAACGTGAAGTTGACGGATATACTCGAAGTCTTCTATAAGCCGGAGGGCAGAGCGGGTGCCGCTGCTCGGCAGCCGGATAGCCGGCGCCGTAGCTCCCAGGCCGAGGGTGACCAGCCACCCAAGAGCCAGAAGCCCTTGGAGGTAACTAATCCCCAGATTAAAGCCCTGCTCAAAATACTGCATACCGGCGCCGGGAAGGTTTCGCCCATCGCTTTCAATTATGCTTACACCCGCAGGGCAGGCGAGGAGGCAGTCATCGGCCAACCCGGCTACGCCTATCGAATGGCCTTTGACACCGACCCAAGGCTGCCTACCGATACAACCCAAACCGGGGGCCTTAACCTGGCAACCGTGGGAGAGGAGCAGGATATGTCCTGGCGTACCGGCCTGAATCTCTTCCGAGCGGTGAATGTGAATCTATCCTTTTCACGGAAGTGGTCCAAAACCACCAGTCCCAGCGCATCCACCCAGACACGCACCGTGAATTTCCTACTCCTGGGTGGAGATTCGAAAAAAGTGGGCATTCCGTTTGTGAACTGGAGTCTTCGGTGGTCGGGTCTCGAGAAGCTCCCGCTGCTGAGCAAGATCCCCTGGAAAGTAAGCCTTGATCACGCCTACTCAGGCAATCATGTGCGCAACATCCAGAACAACAGGCCACCTGTTGATAAGTACAGCCGACAGTTCCAGCCTCTGGTGGGCTTCACTATCAACTTCAATAATGGAATTACGTCCAACATTCGTGCGAGTCAAACCTTAACCCTGGATTATAGGGACTCCGGGGAAATGAGGAGGACAGGCCGGCAGACAACGGCTTCTATGGGCTACCAGCACCGGGGAGGACTTACGATCCCCTTGCCCTTCTTCAGGGATTTCAAAATGCAAAACACGATCAACTTTAACATAGACTTTGACTTCCAACGCGACTATACCGAAGAACGGAAGGCAGAGACGGCAAACTATGTTATCAAGGACAAGTCGGAGAACTGGTCCATAAATCCATACATCACCTACAGCTTTACCGACAAGGTGACCGGGAGCTTCAAATTCACTTATACGGAACG of Candidatus Neomarinimicrobiota bacterium contains these proteins:
- the sprA gene encoding cell surface protein SprA, encoding MFLHRTPFRFVVFIFGGFQLLLAQESIRMGASEDSIYTHPVRQPDFLARYIAAPFPQSSPVSLNLVGWVYHTKEDTTHGSDEVPGDTALSQTEPDTSRMELVIAPEDARDILRRSHNMLSYNIPGLERWSEIDSTGMWITFREDHDGTALKLPTTVPLAWYIQKQMENHFQAQTKQKLTSTLQPVDPQRVQRGRTIELLGADIAGQRVSLRVSGNVNINGGLAYKDRSKSFTNFRANRNWDIEVDQKQRFDIEGTIGERVSVLVHQDSENDFEWENDMKIAYKGGEDEVLQRIDAGNISLSLPGTQFATGGSGMSSGLFGIKAESKLGPVDITTVASIERSRKSSKSSTLAQEYTISDLHYLANRYFFLDTQFREKYYPLVEDGRHGFNPGRVVVQLEVYRSVQQQEADTYSGTAYVDPTNPETRIDSTYSTQGNFKRLLLDVDYTFNFQLGWIRLGSPASDYEMIAVAYALGDTSGMAYQVVGDISYDADDTVKTDLSLKLIKARGQTASHPTWPLEFKNVYSLGGVSISSEGFEVKIINRRGNTEGDDRFTNGESYLAIFGLDRENENREPIPDELIDVDNINLVNLVRGELHFPALLPFAYSDVPGLATNNKALEEVYGYILEDPNQNFKFDTGEDFNGNGKQDVPAIYYKPKDPNAKNTESQFEITVKQSSLGASEYNLGFNLVEGSETVSINGNPLVRDRDYRIDYFSGTLTILEMSKYGADPDITIDYEENILISFDKKVMLGTRAEMDLGEDSFLGATGLYYNQSIVDERVDVGSEPVQNMLWDINGRIARETPLLTRLVDRLPLVETDAASRFRLEGEIAQVRPNPNPLGEAFVDDFEAAKRTTSPSLQYRVWRYAAPPVGKRQADRRKLAWWNPYVDVSVKEIWPERQTSIRARNLTTTVLVLDALFEEGYGGIVTDSLWGGVTYPLLTSDYDQTLSKFFEIWIKGTRGRLHIDIGSISEDIKVNGLIDTEDRPASGFTEGNSLLDPGEDVGLDGCPDGYEDGMGGCLRVNIHGEDDFWDFNGDGTVDGNDWDFNMNGTIDMVERRPPDDDGDGRIDEEEFNGIDDDGDGLIDEDLAQRVPSEWLADPDDPNDDNFFNTMASNLNSGQNDNINGTEGNSQTPEGSYPDSEDLDHLGGIFPEDQNDYFTYSFQLDPSQLDFDSSLVAGSTVDNGRPTGWRLFRVPLSDFLHEGEKTVSWDNVKHLRIWVDSLGSYKAENGLNARIQIAKIEFVGNEWEELGLAPVGSENYVRVDSAVSLAVTVANSEDNADYESPPGVQGEYDRLNEIRLREQSLMLDFRRWGIPPGYKGALKKSVPKQTGTFLVYGRMEMFVYAEGVDSLISENSTYAQFWLRLAQGEDKYYEVRKPVYTSGPDETHRGWDERNQISIPLDKLAALKKPEVIPDTTFTIDADTITISSYQLGDMEVYIKGDPSLERIDRYIAGIINTHPSETIRGRVMMDELRLTNVRREGGMAMRLSGAVNFADLVSTSFNYARSDADFHTVQQRVTRNAVTNESWRVDLTINPHRFLPQAWGVRLPLNINYSSAISSPKYFPGRDILAGDIRHAPPDIQGRSRQATVKTSFDKSTRSKHWLVRQTFDRFKSSISYARKKESTELIASNETQSISGQVAYPIKFSEENYIEPFKALENIPWLGERVKDTRLYYTPSNVDFSTNLTEALTRRMTRALPDSTKETYNFNMARSVKAKYRLTDRINTDYSWNADNILNEFRYDKLEALKALDPGLLRQFTEQFSTSYNPELISWFKPKFMYQANYSWVKNAPMDDPDRGGKIATQGRFSGNVNVKLTDILEVFYKPEGRAGAAARQPDSRRRSSQAEGDQPPKSQKPLEVTNPQIKALLKILHTGAGKVSPIAFNYAYTRRAGEEAVIGQPGYAYRMAFDTDPRLPTDTTQTGGLNLATVGEEQDMSWRTGLNLFRAVNVNLSFSRKWSKTTSPSASTQTRTVNFLLLGGDSKKVGIPFVNWSLRWSGLEKLPLLSKIPWKVSLDHAYSGNHVRNIQNNRPPVDKYSRQFQPLVGFTINFNNGITSNIRASQTLTLDYRDSGEMRRTGRQTTASMGYQHRGGLTIPLPFFRDFKMQNTINFNIDFDFQRDYTEERKAETANYVIKDKSENWSINPYITYSFTDKVTGSFKFTYTERYGIIFGRQIDRKVGFDMNIAIRGS